A stretch of Synechococcus sp. MIT S9220 DNA encodes these proteins:
- a CDS encoding glutathione S-transferase N-terminal domain-containing protein has product MPRWFMEIKAINHELVELDLQSIHDRHADFLGINPFGKLPALIDSDVLLEDGSPLKLFESGSIRLHLAETHSCGLMCMIRFLQS; this is encoded by the coding sequence ATGCCCCGCTGGTTCATGGAAATCAAAGCGATCAACCATGAACTGGTTGAACTGGACCTGCAGTCAATTCACGACCGCCATGCTGATTTCCTTGGCATCAACCCATTTGGAAAGCTTCCTGCTTTGATCGACAGTGATGTCCTGCTTGAGGATGGATCTCCACTCAAGTTGTTCGAAAGTGGTTCAATCCGTTTGCATCTTGCCGAGACTCATAGCTGCGGCCTCATGTGCATGATTCGTTTCCTCCAGTCGTGA
- a CDS encoding SemiSWEET family sugar transporter: protein MTLDLSSSEIFGFAAATLSTIAFLPQVIKTWKTRSAKDVSYALLLTFSTGCFCWVVYGVQTDAKPVMIANAFTLTLNLAILAMKFSFENGSKTVSQED from the coding sequence ATGACATTAGATTTGAGTTCGTCTGAAATATTCGGCTTCGCAGCAGCAACACTTTCAACAATCGCATTTCTGCCACAAGTGATCAAAACATGGAAAACGCGATCTGCCAAAGACGTTTCTTATGCTTTGCTGCTCACGTTCAGCACAGGCTGTTTTTGCTGGGTGGTTTATGGGGTCCAGACAGACGCCAAACCGGTAATGATCGCAAATGCATTCACATTGACACTTAACCTGGCAATCTTGGCAATGAAGTTCAGCTTCGAAAACGGAAGCAAAACAGTGTCACAAGAGGATTAA
- a CDS encoding AAA family ATPase encodes MRLIRCRLESIRRHRALEVSFAPGLTLIGGANESGKSSLVEAMHRALFLRASATGAAIRDLRSATHAGHPQVEIDFDAAGHRWSLLKCFSGAGGTSRLSRAGQKALLGGDAEDQLAVLLGVEEIIGSRQVNRVLPTRWAHLWVMQGLAGRNLLDLSGEHYDLKGLITALEGQAEQSLQSPMDQQVYNQLEQLVASSLTSRGVKQNSELWKRRRDVQQASEQQAEAQERLLSYEAACIELDANEQALDQLECRAPEVQKRRRQLLALKDLQQRLAPLRLQQSQWQQQLNALSRLIKEIQAAETAMKALRQELKVMNQSAETTSSTLVDQRRACEQLDLKRQTLEERGHALRRRQDQERIEQRILDMRRHKEQRAKFEQQQSQLKQQLTALPSRDANDLAALQAQQTQLRELEIRLQSMASRVELQSSNMTVRLDGEQLGIGDVAERTGAFRLEVGEDVTLLVSPGEGTGLSALMAERTQCRSLLEQKLKLWGVNSLEAAEALLQTRTELQQQLVVLDARLRQLMEQQSNLKGDQDLEQLDQQLAELRQHPVDPEIVVEDDLAKALDDCRQSYQSVQQQVRSLREDCERVEREQKGFAKTLQDLQIRLERHEAQHAQQLQQQHEIESRHGSSQTIDFELKKVTHQCALLQDQLLELSDDCGLASGTEVETSLAELDDRELKLNRQRTDLNRERGSLLERCERLGSRELHAELEETSNRLELAQQAEEQETQLVESRVLLLNRFQDARADLSRRYSSPLRTSINRFIAPFLQHPGDSSELRFDASDGLKDLRLQRSGQSLEFSQLSGGLKEQLNAAVRLAIAEALRDGHDGCLPLLFDDAFTNSDPSRLEAVGSMLRQAVDLGLQVVLFSCDPDPYREIADAVIDLDDH; translated from the coding sequence ATGCGCCTGATTCGTTGCCGACTGGAAAGCATTCGCCGGCATCGAGCTCTTGAGGTGTCCTTTGCTCCTGGGCTGACCTTAATTGGAGGTGCCAATGAATCCGGTAAAAGCTCGCTTGTGGAGGCGATGCACCGCGCATTGTTTCTGCGTGCTTCTGCCACGGGAGCGGCAATTCGTGATCTGCGCTCGGCCACACATGCAGGTCATCCCCAGGTCGAGATCGACTTCGATGCTGCTGGGCATCGTTGGTCGTTGTTGAAATGTTTTAGCGGTGCCGGCGGAACCAGCCGCTTGAGTCGAGCAGGTCAGAAGGCTTTGCTCGGTGGCGATGCCGAGGATCAGCTGGCTGTTCTTTTGGGAGTCGAGGAGATCATCGGTAGCCGTCAGGTGAACCGTGTTTTACCCACCCGTTGGGCTCACCTCTGGGTGATGCAAGGACTGGCCGGTCGCAATCTGCTGGATCTCAGCGGCGAGCACTATGACCTCAAGGGATTGATCACTGCTCTGGAAGGCCAGGCTGAGCAATCTCTGCAGTCGCCGATGGATCAGCAGGTCTACAACCAGCTTGAGCAACTTGTGGCCTCCAGCCTCACCAGTCGGGGCGTGAAACAAAACAGTGAACTCTGGAAACGCCGGCGGGACGTTCAACAAGCTTCAGAGCAACAAGCCGAAGCACAGGAGCGACTGCTCAGTTATGAAGCAGCCTGCATCGAGCTTGACGCCAATGAGCAGGCTCTTGATCAGCTGGAGTGCCGTGCACCGGAAGTGCAGAAGCGACGTCGACAGCTTCTCGCTCTCAAGGATCTGCAACAACGGCTGGCTCCTCTTCGTCTTCAGCAGAGCCAATGGCAACAACAACTCAATGCTCTGAGTCGTCTGATCAAGGAAATCCAGGCTGCTGAAACGGCGATGAAGGCGTTGCGACAGGAGCTCAAGGTCATGAACCAGTCCGCCGAGACCACTTCCAGCACACTCGTTGATCAACGACGTGCGTGTGAACAACTCGACCTGAAGCGTCAGACGCTTGAAGAGCGTGGCCATGCACTACGACGTCGTCAGGACCAGGAACGGATTGAACAAAGGATCCTGGACATGCGTCGGCACAAGGAACAACGCGCCAAATTCGAACAGCAGCAATCCCAGCTCAAGCAACAGCTGACGGCACTGCCAAGTCGCGATGCCAACGATTTGGCGGCTCTTCAAGCTCAGCAAACACAGCTCCGTGAGTTGGAGATCCGTCTTCAAAGCATGGCATCGCGAGTCGAATTGCAATCCTCGAACATGACTGTGCGCCTCGATGGCGAACAGCTCGGGATTGGCGACGTTGCTGAAAGGACTGGTGCTTTTCGGCTTGAAGTGGGTGAAGACGTCACCCTGTTGGTCAGTCCTGGAGAAGGGACCGGCCTTTCAGCACTGATGGCCGAGAGGACACAGTGTCGGTCTCTGTTGGAGCAGAAGCTCAAGCTCTGGGGTGTCAACAGCCTCGAGGCTGCTGAGGCTCTGTTGCAGACGCGCACGGAGCTTCAACAGCAGCTTGTTGTTCTCGATGCACGTCTTCGCCAGCTCATGGAGCAGCAGAGCAACCTGAAGGGTGATCAAGACCTCGAACAACTCGATCAGCAGCTCGCTGAGCTGCGACAACATCCAGTTGATCCGGAGATTGTTGTTGAAGACGACCTTGCGAAGGCTTTGGACGACTGCCGCCAGAGTTATCAATCGGTTCAGCAACAGGTCCGATCACTGCGTGAGGACTGTGAGCGCGTGGAACGTGAACAGAAGGGTTTTGCCAAGACGCTTCAGGATCTCCAAATTCGACTGGAGCGCCATGAGGCTCAGCATGCCCAGCAGCTTCAGCAACAACACGAGATCGAATCGCGGCATGGCTCATCGCAAACTATCGATTTTGAACTCAAGAAGGTCACGCATCAGTGTGCGCTGTTGCAGGACCAACTGCTCGAGCTGAGCGACGACTGTGGTTTGGCCTCTGGCACCGAGGTGGAGACATCACTTGCTGAGCTGGATGATCGTGAGCTGAAGCTCAATCGTCAACGCACCGATCTCAATCGTGAACGGGGTTCATTGCTCGAGCGCTGTGAACGTCTCGGAAGCCGTGAACTCCATGCCGAACTTGAGGAAACGTCCAATCGTCTTGAGCTCGCTCAACAGGCAGAAGAACAGGAAACCCAGCTGGTTGAGTCACGGGTTCTGCTTCTCAATCGGTTCCAGGACGCGCGTGCGGACCTTTCACGTCGTTACTCGTCACCATTGAGAACCAGCATTAATCGTTTCATTGCTCCGTTTCTGCAGCATCCCGGCGACAGCTCTGAGCTGCGTTTTGATGCCAGCGACGGCCTGAAGGATCTGCGACTTCAGCGCTCAGGTCAGAGCCTCGAGTTTTCACAACTCAGCGGAGGACTCAAGGAACAGCTCAACGCAGCTGTTCGCTTAGCAATCGCCGAGGCTCTGCGAGATGGTCATGACGGCTGTCTCCCTTTGTTGTTTGATGACGCCTTTACCAACAGCGATCCCTCGCGACTTGAAGCGGTTGGGAGCATGCTCCGGCAGGCCGTTGATCTGGGTCTTCAGGTGGTGCTTTTCAGTTGTGACCCGGATCCCTACCGAGAGATTGCTGATGCGGTGATCGACCTCGACGATCACTGA
- a CDS encoding DNA repair exonuclease — protein MPRILHTADWQIGKPYRWIENFQKQARLQQERVDAVLRIAAVASQEEVDVVLVAGDLFDSSTVAAAMVMEVLEAVGSIPSPVVAIPGNHDHGGAGGIWRREDLRRQMQQRAGNLQLLLKPEPVDVAGVTLLPCPLQRQRMSQSPSLWLDQLNWTQLDPVKPRVVLAHGSVQGFGGEGQVNQLCLESLPRDQIDYIALGDWHALMEVDRRTWYSGTPEPDRFPTGPDDLRSQVLVIDVERTQPPTVMVKPTGRLRWHRITMTLNGDADLARLEQTLVESVGSRVGRDLMRLELNGQLGLQGHLQLEERLALLGEQLLHLRLRGKLHRQPTAQERDELLLRMDSPLVSSIAAGLQDELQSSADPLVEQALIELHRLCSMDPCA, from the coding sequence GTGCCACGAATTCTTCACACCGCTGACTGGCAGATCGGCAAGCCCTATCGCTGGATTGAAAATTTTCAGAAACAGGCTCGTTTGCAGCAGGAGCGCGTTGATGCCGTTCTGAGGATTGCTGCAGTGGCAAGCCAGGAAGAGGTGGACGTTGTGCTGGTTGCCGGTGACCTGTTCGACTCGAGCACGGTGGCTGCTGCCATGGTCATGGAGGTGCTGGAAGCGGTGGGATCGATCCCATCACCTGTGGTCGCGATCCCTGGAAACCACGATCACGGTGGTGCCGGAGGGATTTGGAGGCGTGAGGATCTCCGCCGGCAGATGCAGCAGCGTGCTGGCAACCTTCAATTGCTGCTCAAGCCGGAACCGGTTGATGTTGCGGGTGTCACTCTTCTGCCATGCCCCCTGCAACGACAGCGGATGAGCCAGAGTCCTTCTCTCTGGCTCGATCAGCTCAACTGGACGCAACTCGATCCGGTGAAACCGCGCGTTGTTCTGGCCCATGGCTCGGTGCAGGGTTTCGGTGGTGAAGGCCAGGTCAATCAGCTTTGCCTCGAGTCTCTGCCCCGTGATCAAATCGATTACATCGCCCTTGGCGACTGGCATGCGCTGATGGAGGTTGATCGCAGAACCTGGTATAGCGGCACACCGGAACCCGATCGTTTCCCCACCGGGCCCGATGACTTGAGATCACAGGTTCTCGTGATTGATGTGGAGAGGACCCAGCCGCCAACGGTCATGGTGAAACCCACGGGCCGTCTGCGCTGGCACCGGATCACCATGACCCTCAACGGCGATGCCGATCTGGCCCGGCTTGAGCAAACACTGGTCGAATCCGTAGGCAGTCGTGTGGGTCGCGATCTGATGCGGCTTGAACTCAACGGACAACTTGGTCTGCAGGGGCATCTCCAATTGGAGGAACGCCTGGCGCTGCTCGGGGAACAGCTTCTTCACCTCCGCCTGCGAGGCAAGCTGCACCGTCAACCAACCGCGCAGGAGAGGGATGAGCTGCTGCTTCGGATGGATAGTCCCCTGGTCAGCTCCATTGCGGCAGGTCTTCAGGACGAGCTTCAAAGCAGTGCTGATCCTCTGGTTGAACAAGCCTTGATCGAGTTGCACCGTCTCTGCTCCATGGATCCATGCGCCTGA
- a CDS encoding phosphotransferase enzyme family protein: MRFAVSSPLSSSNSILETIAGLFHPPEQIDGISQLGSGNVNDTFLVTLNRSASRSAFVMQRLNTEVFEQPELVMRNLLKLGSHVEQRLAQQPPELLGRRWEVPKVLPTLDADGHWVEHQGEFWRSITHIGAATTTDVIQDDLHARELGYGLGMFHHLISDLATDELADTLENFHIAPAYLAEFDLVFSRSNDQISYRTTQAVSFIEERRQGIDVLEQACARGELKRRPIHGDPKINNVMIDNASGQAVGLIDLDTVKPGLVHYDIGDCLRSCCNRLGEETLDAGKVSFDLNLCRAILEGYLSIGRSFLTPEDFRYLPDCIRLIPLELGIRFLTDHLSGDRYFRTSRPQHNLDRAEVQFALTRSIENQWKDLNNLIEELSQER; this comes from the coding sequence ATGCGATTCGCCGTGTCCTCCCCGCTCTCCAGCTCCAATTCGATCCTGGAGACCATTGCAGGTCTGTTCCATCCACCGGAACAGATCGATGGAATCAGCCAGCTCGGGTCTGGAAATGTCAACGACACATTTCTGGTGACACTCAATCGCAGCGCATCACGATCAGCCTTCGTGATGCAGCGCCTGAACACTGAGGTGTTCGAACAACCTGAATTGGTGATGCGCAATCTGCTGAAACTGGGCAGCCACGTTGAGCAGCGTCTTGCACAACAACCGCCAGAACTGTTGGGTCGTCGCTGGGAGGTTCCCAAAGTTCTGCCGACCCTGGATGCCGATGGGCACTGGGTGGAACATCAGGGTGAGTTCTGGAGGTCTATCACCCACATCGGTGCCGCCACCACAACGGATGTCATCCAAGACGACCTTCATGCCCGTGAGCTGGGCTACGGGTTGGGGATGTTTCACCACCTGATCAGTGATCTGGCCACAGACGAACTGGCAGACACGCTTGAGAATTTCCACATTGCGCCGGCTTACCTGGCTGAATTCGACCTGGTGTTCTCCAGATCAAATGATCAGATCAGCTATCGCACCACTCAGGCCGTCTCCTTCATCGAGGAGCGAAGACAAGGGATCGATGTTCTTGAGCAGGCCTGCGCACGAGGTGAACTGAAACGACGACCGATCCACGGAGATCCCAAGATCAATAACGTGATGATCGATAACGCCTCCGGACAGGCCGTCGGTCTGATCGACCTTGACACGGTGAAACCTGGACTGGTTCATTACGACATCGGCGACTGTCTGCGTTCCTGCTGCAACAGATTGGGCGAGGAGACTCTCGATGCAGGAAAGGTCAGCTTTGATCTCAACCTTTGCCGCGCGATCCTTGAGGGATATCTGTCGATCGGTCGATCATTCCTCACGCCAGAGGATTTCCGCTACCTACCTGATTGCATTCGCCTGATTCCACTTGAGCTTGGAATCCGATTTCTCACAGATCATCTGTCGGGAGACCGCTACTTCCGAACATCAAGGCCTCAGCACAATCTCGACCGTGCTGAAGTTCAGTTTGCGCTCACACGATCGATCGAGAATCAATGGAAAGATCTCAACAACCTGATCGAAGAATTATCGCAAGAACGCTAA
- a CDS encoding DOMON-like domain-containing protein: protein MGRHPVMVRQVCPLIPFDHAQCPAVFATAEFVWTEDAALELSFSLGPKLAESSVDGLLFNSTKEENTSQRQDNLWKHTCFEAFLARPGDEGYWEVNIAPNGDWNLYQFSSYRTGGMAEPLAELPEVHFSMERVGCRCTIQIPLQPWWPHAEIPEIALSMVLEDKSKCLSYWALSHPADKPDFHDRRGFLRW, encoded by the coding sequence ATGGGACGACACCCTGTGATGGTGAGGCAGGTCTGCCCACTGATTCCCTTCGACCATGCTCAATGTCCGGCGGTTTTCGCTACCGCGGAGTTTGTCTGGACCGAAGACGCTGCTCTTGAACTGAGCTTCAGCCTTGGCCCGAAGCTGGCCGAAAGCAGCGTCGATGGCCTCTTGTTCAACAGCACTAAGGAAGAGAACACGTCACAGAGGCAAGACAACCTCTGGAAGCACACCTGTTTCGAAGCCTTTCTTGCTCGTCCGGGTGACGAAGGGTACTGGGAGGTGAATATTGCGCCGAACGGAGACTGGAACCTTTATCAATTCAGCAGTTACCGAACGGGTGGCATGGCAGAGCCACTGGCGGAACTCCCTGAAGTGCACTTCAGCATGGAACGTGTTGGTTGCCGCTGCACCATTCAGATTCCACTCCAGCCCTGGTGGCCTCACGCAGAGATTCCTGAAATTGCCCTGAGCATGGTTCTGGAAGACAAAAGTAAATGCCTAAGTTATTGGGCTTTATCCCATCCAGCAGACAAGCCAGACTTCCATGACCGGAGGGGTTTTCTGCGTTGGTGA
- a CDS encoding lytic transglycosylase domain-containing protein, which yields MSIAVLLSPITVACKTVETIETAIDATPSSATIPNLPKQADRPVAPNGRNYPLVPKEPRDIAALITDIEAALITPELAQQDLAALAHQQQVIYRVLSKRPQLSENVRSQIEPRWRWVFDQHIAARREFLAMHRGPASSTLPAWRIQSPASADQLLKAYRSASAATGIDWTVLAAVNLVETGMGRIDGVSVANAQGPMQFLPTTWAEPGIGNGGNIRDPWDAIHAAARYLVRRGGLKDIRNGLWGYNNSDHYGRAVLHYAALLKEEPLTYRSLHQWQIHYASSGGDLWLHEGYEQRQPIGVNDYLRQNRHSAPLKEELQP from the coding sequence ATGAGCATTGCTGTTCTGCTCAGTCCGATCACCGTGGCCTGCAAGACAGTTGAAACCATCGAGACGGCTATTGATGCAACGCCAAGCAGCGCAACAATCCCGAACCTGCCAAAGCAGGCAGACCGGCCCGTTGCTCCGAATGGTCGGAATTATCCCTTGGTGCCGAAAGAACCAAGGGATATCGCCGCGCTGATTACCGATATCGAGGCTGCCTTAATCACCCCGGAGCTGGCTCAACAAGACCTCGCCGCTCTGGCACACCAGCAACAGGTGATTTACAGAGTTCTCTCCAAGCGCCCGCAGCTGAGTGAGAACGTCCGCTCCCAAATTGAACCGCGCTGGCGCTGGGTCTTTGACCAGCACATCGCTGCCCGCAGAGAATTCCTAGCAATGCACCGTGGACCTGCATCGTCCACATTGCCGGCCTGGAGAATCCAGTCACCTGCGTCTGCTGATCAATTACTTAAGGCCTACCGCAGTGCCTCTGCGGCCACAGGGATCGACTGGACTGTTCTGGCTGCAGTGAATCTGGTGGAAACCGGAATGGGAAGGATCGATGGCGTTTCCGTTGCCAATGCCCAGGGTCCGATGCAGTTTTTACCAACCACCTGGGCAGAACCAGGCATCGGCAATGGTGGCAATATCCGTGACCCGTGGGATGCCATTCATGCTGCAGCTCGCTATCTCGTGAGGCGCGGGGGGTTGAAGGACATCCGCAACGGCCTTTGGGGTTACAACAACAGCGACCACTACGGCCGAGCCGTGCTCCATTACGCAGCACTGCTCAAGGAAGAGCCACTGACCTATCGCAGTCTTCACCAATGGCAGATCCATTACGCCTCCTCAGGCGGTGACCTTTGGCTGCATGAGGGTTATGAGCAACGACAACCGATTGGGGTGAACGACTATCTGCGACAAAACCGCCACAGTGCTCCGCTGAAGGAAGAGCTCCAGCCCTGA
- a CDS encoding O-acetylhomoserine aminocarboxypropyltransferase/cysteine synthase family protein, with translation MTDQHFETLQLHAGQVPDPTTNSRAVPIYQTSSYVFNDAEHGANLFGLKEFGNIYTRLMNPTTDVFEKRVAALEGGVAALATASGQSAQFLAITNCMQAGDNFVSTSFLYGGTYNQFKVQFPRLGINVKFAEGDDVASFAAQIDDNTKAIYVEAMGNPRFNIPDFEGLSALAKERGIPLIVDNTLGACGALLRPIEHGADVVVESATKWIGGHGTSLGGVIVDAGTFNWGNGKFPLMSQPSAAYHGLVHWDAFGFGSDICKMLGLPDNRNIAFALRARVEGLRDWGPAVSPFNSFLLLQGLETLSLRVERHAQNAMELAQWLQQHPKVTSVSYPGLNGDPYHSAAKKYLTGRGMGCMLMFSLNGGYDDAVRFINSLKLASHLANVGDAKTLVIHPASTTHQQLSESEQASAGVTPTMVRVSVGLEHIDDIKADFDQALTSGA, from the coding sequence GTGACGGATCAGCACTTTGAGACCCTGCAACTGCACGCGGGACAGGTCCCTGATCCCACAACCAATTCAAGAGCTGTACCGATTTATCAGACCAGTTCCTACGTCTTCAATGACGCAGAACACGGCGCCAATCTGTTTGGACTGAAGGAATTCGGGAATATCTATACCCGACTGATGAATCCGACGACGGATGTCTTCGAAAAGCGGGTGGCTGCTCTTGAAGGAGGTGTCGCAGCGCTTGCCACGGCATCGGGGCAGTCAGCCCAGTTCTTGGCCATCACCAACTGCATGCAGGCTGGAGATAATTTCGTTTCCACATCATTCCTCTATGGCGGGACCTACAACCAGTTCAAGGTTCAATTCCCCCGCCTCGGCATCAACGTCAAGTTCGCCGAGGGAGACGATGTTGCCAGCTTTGCCGCGCAGATCGACGACAACACCAAGGCGATCTATGTGGAAGCGATGGGCAACCCCCGCTTCAACATCCCTGATTTTGAAGGGCTATCAGCTCTCGCCAAAGAGCGAGGCATTCCCCTGATTGTGGACAACACCCTCGGGGCCTGCGGTGCTTTGCTTCGCCCAATCGAGCATGGTGCTGATGTGGTGGTGGAAAGCGCCACCAAATGGATTGGTGGCCATGGCACCAGTCTCGGCGGGGTGATTGTGGATGCCGGCACCTTCAATTGGGGCAATGGCAAATTCCCGCTGATGAGCCAGCCCAGCGCTGCGTATCACGGTCTTGTGCACTGGGATGCTTTTGGCTTCGGCAGTGACATCTGCAAGATGCTGGGGCTTCCAGACAATCGAAACATTGCTTTTGCCCTGAGAGCCCGAGTCGAAGGACTACGCGACTGGGGCCCGGCCGTGAGTCCTTTCAACAGCTTTTTACTGCTGCAAGGCCTGGAAACGCTGAGCCTGCGTGTCGAACGCCATGCGCAAAACGCCATGGAACTGGCGCAATGGCTGCAACAGCATCCGAAGGTCACAAGCGTTAGTTACCCAGGCCTGAATGGCGATCCATACCATTCAGCAGCCAAGAAATATCTGACAGGCCGAGGGATGGGCTGCATGTTGATGTTCTCGCTCAACGGCGGTTATGACGATGCAGTGCGATTCATCAACAGCCTGAAACTCGCAAGCCATCTGGCCAACGTGGGGGATGCCAAGACATTGGTGATCCATCCAGCATCCACCACACACCAGCAGCTAAGCGAAAGTGAGCAAGCTTCCGCCGGCGTGACGCCAACAATGGTGAGGGTGTCGGTGGGTCTTGAACATATTGACGACATCAAGGCTGACTTCGATCAGGCCCTGACATCGGGCGCCTGA